Proteins from a genomic interval of Gadus morhua chromosome 21, gadMor3.0, whole genome shotgun sequence:
- the stxbp6l gene encoding syntaxin binding protein 6 (amisyn), like isoform X1, with product MSAQSDINKKVFVPRGETMLVAVEVRRRRRTAGRRILQLSTRGGEYATYLCLSVTNRTPPQLLITKVKQFAGSAPFVTRSQWGVDQLRQVNGIDPNKDCPDFDLVFDNTVDQWLCSSSAEKCIFILILYQAYKTYSGGPTGPPVCLPAGVGKVGAMRRMSLDAVRIAPRGPVEPPVAGGPRARTLSPRRKSCVPARGTEFINCQPKLTGGLLPEACTMNLVIYRVKAFFTRLKKRVLAKRPAPRSKGQPGHFSGGIMSNVVQRVTVSVGERGQRLTRAEDQTLELMHKAQQFADTAHKLSLKYSK from the exons ATGAGTGCTCAGTCCGACATCAACAAGAAGGTCTTCGTCCCACGGGGAGAGACGATGCTGGTCGCcgtggaggtgaggaggaggaggaggacggccgGGAGGAGGATCCTCCAGCTGTCCACACGAGGGGGAGAATACGCTACCTACCTCTGTCTATCAG TGACCAATAGGACGCCTCCTCAACTGCTCATCACCAAAGTCAAACAGTTTGCCGGCTCCGCCCCCTTCGTCACAAGGTCACAGTGGGGCGTCGACCAGCTCCGCCAGGTCAATGGAATCGACCCAAACAAG GACTGCCCAGACTTCGACCTAGTCTTTGACAACACCGTGGACCAGTGGCTGTGCAGCTCCTCTGCAGAGAAGTgcatcttcatcctcatcctgtACCAGGCCTACAAGACCTACTCCGGAGGTCCCACTGGCccccctgtgtgtctgcctgcggGCGTTGGGAAGGTGGGGGCGATGCGCAGGATGAGCCTTGATGCCGTCCGGATCGCGCCGCGCGGGCCGGTGGAGCCCCCGGTGGCCGGAGGACCGAGGGCCCGGACGCTATCGCCCAGGAGGAAGAGCTGCGTCCCTGCCAGGGGGACAGAGTTCATCAACTGTCAACCCAAGCTAACGGGAG GTCTTCTGCCAGAGGCCTGTACCATGAACCTGGTCATCTACCGCGTCAAAGCCTTCTTCACCCGCCTGAAGAAGAGGGTTCTAGCCAAGCGCCCGGCCCCCCGGTCCAAAG GTCAGCCAGGACATTTCTCGGGGGGCATCATGAGTAATGTAGTGCAGAGGGTGACGGTGTCTGTGGGCGAGCGAGGACAGCGACTAACCCGGGCGGAGGACCAGACGCTGGAGCTAATGCACAAAGCCCAGCAGTTCGCAGACACGGCCCACAAG CTCAGCCTGAAGTACTCAAAGTGA
- the stxbp6l gene encoding syntaxin binding protein 6 (amisyn), like isoform X2: protein MSAQSDINKKVFVPRGETMLVAVEVRRRRRTAGRRILQLSTRGGEYATYLCLSVTNRTPPQLLITKVKQFAGSAPFVTRSQWGVDQLRQVNGIDPNKDCPDFDLVFDNTVDQWLCSSSAEKCIFILILYQAYKTYSGGPTGPPVCLPAGVGKVGAMRRMSLDAVRIAPRGPVEPPVAGGPRARTLSPRRKSCVPARGTEFINCQPKLTGEACTMNLVIYRVKAFFTRLKKRVLAKRPAPRSKGQPGHFSGGIMSNVVQRVTVSVGERGQRLTRAEDQTLELMHKAQQFADTAHKLSLKYSK, encoded by the exons ATGAGTGCTCAGTCCGACATCAACAAGAAGGTCTTCGTCCCACGGGGAGAGACGATGCTGGTCGCcgtggaggtgaggaggaggaggaggacggccgGGAGGAGGATCCTCCAGCTGTCCACACGAGGGGGAGAATACGCTACCTACCTCTGTCTATCAG TGACCAATAGGACGCCTCCTCAACTGCTCATCACCAAAGTCAAACAGTTTGCCGGCTCCGCCCCCTTCGTCACAAGGTCACAGTGGGGCGTCGACCAGCTCCGCCAGGTCAATGGAATCGACCCAAACAAG GACTGCCCAGACTTCGACCTAGTCTTTGACAACACCGTGGACCAGTGGCTGTGCAGCTCCTCTGCAGAGAAGTgcatcttcatcctcatcctgtACCAGGCCTACAAGACCTACTCCGGAGGTCCCACTGGCccccctgtgtgtctgcctgcggGCGTTGGGAAGGTGGGGGCGATGCGCAGGATGAGCCTTGATGCCGTCCGGATCGCGCCGCGCGGGCCGGTGGAGCCCCCGGTGGCCGGAGGACCGAGGGCCCGGACGCTATCGCCCAGGAGGAAGAGCTGCGTCCCTGCCAGGGGGACAGAGTTCATCAACTGTCAACCCAAGCTAACGGGAG AGGCCTGTACCATGAACCTGGTCATCTACCGCGTCAAAGCCTTCTTCACCCGCCTGAAGAAGAGGGTTCTAGCCAAGCGCCCGGCCCCCCGGTCCAAAG GTCAGCCAGGACATTTCTCGGGGGGCATCATGAGTAATGTAGTGCAGAGGGTGACGGTGTCTGTGGGCGAGCGAGGACAGCGACTAACCCGGGCGGAGGACCAGACGCTGGAGCTAATGCACAAAGCCCAGCAGTTCGCAGACACGGCCCACAAG CTCAGCCTGAAGTACTCAAAGTGA
- the stxbp6l gene encoding syntaxin binding protein 6 (amisyn), like isoform X4 translates to MSAQSDINKKVFVPRGETMLVAVEVRRRRRTAGRRILQLSTRGGEYATYLCLSVTNRTPPQLLITKVKQFAGSAPFVTRSQWGVDQLRQVNGIDPNKDCPDFDLVFDNTVDQWLCSSSAEKCIFILILYQAYKTYSGGPTGPPVCLPAGVGKVGAMRRMSLDAVRIAPRGPVEPPVAGGPRARTLSPRRKSCVPARGTEFINCQPKLTGEACTMNLVIYRVKAFFTRLKKRVLAKRPAPRSKAQPEVLKVTSPKTLKKNKA, encoded by the exons ATGAGTGCTCAGTCCGACATCAACAAGAAGGTCTTCGTCCCACGGGGAGAGACGATGCTGGTCGCcgtggaggtgaggaggaggaggaggacggccgGGAGGAGGATCCTCCAGCTGTCCACACGAGGGGGAGAATACGCTACCTACCTCTGTCTATCAG TGACCAATAGGACGCCTCCTCAACTGCTCATCACCAAAGTCAAACAGTTTGCCGGCTCCGCCCCCTTCGTCACAAGGTCACAGTGGGGCGTCGACCAGCTCCGCCAGGTCAATGGAATCGACCCAAACAAG GACTGCCCAGACTTCGACCTAGTCTTTGACAACACCGTGGACCAGTGGCTGTGCAGCTCCTCTGCAGAGAAGTgcatcttcatcctcatcctgtACCAGGCCTACAAGACCTACTCCGGAGGTCCCACTGGCccccctgtgtgtctgcctgcggGCGTTGGGAAGGTGGGGGCGATGCGCAGGATGAGCCTTGATGCCGTCCGGATCGCGCCGCGCGGGCCGGTGGAGCCCCCGGTGGCCGGAGGACCGAGGGCCCGGACGCTATCGCCCAGGAGGAAGAGCTGCGTCCCTGCCAGGGGGACAGAGTTCATCAACTGTCAACCCAAGCTAACGGGAG AGGCCTGTACCATGAACCTGGTCATCTACCGCGTCAAAGCCTTCTTCACCCGCCTGAAGAAGAGGGTTCTAGCCAAGCGCCCGGCCCCCCGGTCCAAAG CTCAGCCTGAAGTACTCAAAGTGACTTCACCGAAAACCTTGAAGAAGAACAAGGCCTAG
- the stxbp6l gene encoding syntaxin binding protein 6 (amisyn), like isoform X3, with protein MSAQSDINKKVFVPRGETMLVAVEVRRRRRTAGRRILQLSTRGGEYATYLCLSVTNRTPPQLLITKVKQFAGSAPFVTRSQWGVDQLRQVNGIDPNKDCPDFDLVFDNTVDQWLCSSSAEKCIFILILYQAYKTYSGGPTGPPVCLPAGVGKVGAMRRMSLDAVRIAPRGPVEPPVAGGPRARTLSPRRKSCVPARGTEFINCQPKLTGGLLPEACTMNLVIYRVKAFFTRLKKRVLAKRPAPRSKAQPEVLKVTSPKTLKKNKA; from the exons ATGAGTGCTCAGTCCGACATCAACAAGAAGGTCTTCGTCCCACGGGGAGAGACGATGCTGGTCGCcgtggaggtgaggaggaggaggaggacggccgGGAGGAGGATCCTCCAGCTGTCCACACGAGGGGGAGAATACGCTACCTACCTCTGTCTATCAG TGACCAATAGGACGCCTCCTCAACTGCTCATCACCAAAGTCAAACAGTTTGCCGGCTCCGCCCCCTTCGTCACAAGGTCACAGTGGGGCGTCGACCAGCTCCGCCAGGTCAATGGAATCGACCCAAACAAG GACTGCCCAGACTTCGACCTAGTCTTTGACAACACCGTGGACCAGTGGCTGTGCAGCTCCTCTGCAGAGAAGTgcatcttcatcctcatcctgtACCAGGCCTACAAGACCTACTCCGGAGGTCCCACTGGCccccctgtgtgtctgcctgcggGCGTTGGGAAGGTGGGGGCGATGCGCAGGATGAGCCTTGATGCCGTCCGGATCGCGCCGCGCGGGCCGGTGGAGCCCCCGGTGGCCGGAGGACCGAGGGCCCGGACGCTATCGCCCAGGAGGAAGAGCTGCGTCCCTGCCAGGGGGACAGAGTTCATCAACTGTCAACCCAAGCTAACGGGAG GTCTTCTGCCAGAGGCCTGTACCATGAACCTGGTCATCTACCGCGTCAAAGCCTTCTTCACCCGCCTGAAGAAGAGGGTTCTAGCCAAGCGCCCGGCCCCCCGGTCCAAAG CTCAGCCTGAAGTACTCAAAGTGACTTCACCGAAAACCTTGAAGAAGAACAAGGCCTAG